One part of the Eucalyptus grandis isolate ANBG69807.140 chromosome 10, ASM1654582v1, whole genome shotgun sequence genome encodes these proteins:
- the LOC104421469 gene encoding uncharacterized protein LOC104421469 yields the protein MGNAVSPCWHHQDSSRSQVKLIFWEGMTRTLKGRHVAGEIMFEFPDKMVCHAGSFFLGRPIPALAIDDDLMLGETYFILPLDCFPGHQGGGEGGGATLSTSSLAALGSASPRPGPMSFSEGDPFEYIRGKDGRVLIKIVPEFLTRLITKGKGNDDADSKDRSVSPCRGTLCSTPELQKQYEQLVGAREQVWSPKLETISEYKIRYSPCRFIGLEWKQKEKEG from the coding sequence ATGGGAAATGCGGTGTCGCCATGCTGGCACCACCAAGACAGCTCCAGATCGCAGGTGAAGCTCATCTTCTGGGAGGGGATGACGCGGACGCTGAAGGGGAGGCACGTCGCCGGCGAGATCATGTTCGAGTTCCCGGACAAGATGGTGTGCCACGCGGGCTCCTTCTTCCTCGGCCGGCCGATCCCCGCCCTCGCCATCGACGACGACCTCATGTTAGGCGAGACGTACTTCATCCTCCCCCTCGATTGCTTCCCTGGCCACCAGGGCGGCGGCGAAGGAGGCGGCGCCACGCTCTCAACCTCCTCCCTCGCCGCGCTGGGCTCGGCGAGCCCGAGGCCCGGTCCGATGAGCTTCAGCGAGGGCGACCCGTTCGAGTACATCAGGGGCAAGGACGGGAGGGTTCTGATCAAGATCGTGCCGGAGTTCCTCACGAGGCTGATCACAAAAGGGAAAGGGAACGACGATGCGGACAGCAAAGACAGGTCGGTCAGCCCGTGCCGCGGCACGCTCTGCAGCACGCCAGAGCTGCAGAAGCAGTACGAGCAGTTGGTCGGGGCGAGGGAGCAAGTATGGTCGCCGAAGCTCGAGACGATATCGGAGTACAAGATTAGGTACTCGCCGTGCCGGTTCATAGGATTGGAGTGGAagcaaaaggagaaggaaggtTAA